The Thamnophis elegans isolate rThaEle1 chromosome 15, rThaEle1.pri, whole genome shotgun sequence genome includes a window with the following:
- the HERC4 gene encoding probable E3 ubiquitin-protein ligase HERC4 isoform X3, with translation MLCWGNASFGQLGLGGIDEEIVLEPRRCSFFVNKKVQDVGCGLRHTVFVLDDGTVYTCGCNDLGQLGHEKSRKRPEQVGALDAQNIVTVSCGEAHTLALNDKGQVYAWGFAAEGQLGLSGTEEYIRVPRNIKSLSDIQIVQVACGYCHSLALSKGSEVFSWGQNKYGQLGLGYEYKKQTSPQVIKSLLGIPFAQITAGGAHSFVLTLSGAVFGWGRNKFGQLGLNDENDRYVPNLLKSLRSQKIVYISCGEDHTAALTKEGGVFTFGAGGYGQLGHNSTAHEINPRKVFELMGNIVAQIACGRQHTSAFVPSTGRIYSFGLGGNGQLGMGTTSNRKSPFPVKGNWLPYSGQIPLNLDDEDYYCVKRIFSGGDQSFSHYVTPQLSA, from the exons ATGTTATGTTGGGGAAATGCATCTTTTGGACAACTTGGATTGGGCGGCATTGACGAAGAGATTGTCCTGGAACCCAGAAGATGCAGCTTCTTTGTGAACAAAAAAGTTCAAGATGTCGGCTGTGGACTGAGGCATACTGTGTTTGTATTGGATGATGGGACTGTGTATACTTGTGGATGTAATGATTTAGGACAGTTAGGCCATGAAAAATCTAGAAAACGACCAG AGCAAGTTGGCGCCTTGGATGCTCAAAACATTGTCACTGTTTCTTGTGGAGAAGCCCACACGTTAGCATTAAATGACAAGGGTCAAGTCTATGCCTGGGGTTTTGCTGCGGAAGGGCAGCTGGGCTTATCTGGCACTGAGGAATATATCAGAGTTCCCAG GAATATTAAAAGCTTATCAGACATTCAAATTGTACAAGTGGCCTGTGGCTACTGCCATTCCCTTGCACTTTCTAAAG GAAGTGAAGTTTTTTCCTGGGGTCAGAACAAGTATGGACAATTAGGATTAGGTTATGAATATAAAAAACAAACATCTCCACAAGtaatcaaatctttattaggCATCCCTTTTGCCCAAATAACAGCTGGCGGTGCCCATAGCTTTGTACTTACTCTTTCTGGAGCAGTCTTTGGATGGGGGCGGAACAAATTTGGACAACTTGGTCTTAATGATGAAAATG ATAGATACGTCCCCAATCTTCTGAAGTCACTAAGATCCCAAAAAATTGTTTATATCTCCTGTGGAGAAGATCATACTGCAGCTCTTACAAAG gaAGGTGGAGTGTTTACCTTTGGAGCTGGAGGCTATGGACAGTTAGGTCATAACTCTACTGCGCATGAGATAAACCCCAGAAAAGTTTTCGAACTTATGGGAAACATTGTCGCACAAATTGCCTGTGGAAG GCAACACACATCTGCATTTGTTCCCTCAACTGGAAGAATTTACTCTTTTGGTCTTGGAGGAAATGGACAGTTAGGCATGGGAACAACCAGTAATAGGAAAAGTCCCTTTCCAGTAAAAGGAAATTGGCTTCCATACAGTGGCCAAATTCCACTGAATTTAG ATGATGAAGATTATTATTGTGTAAAGAGGATTTTTTCTGGTGGAGACCAAAGTTTTTCACATTATGTTACTCCACAG CTGTCAGCCTAG